A part of Rattus rattus isolate New Zealand chromosome 6, Rrattus_CSIRO_v1, whole genome shotgun sequence genomic DNA contains:
- the Rab19 gene encoding ras-related protein Rab-19 yields the protein MQFSSAARTVDENVDYLFKVILIGDSNVGKTCVVQHFKSGVYSESQQNTIGVDFTVRSLEIDGKKVKMQVWDTAGQERFRTITQSYYRSAHAAIIAYDLTRRSTFESVPHWIHEIEKYGAANLVIMLIGNKSDLWEKRHVLFEDACTLAEKYGLLAVLETSAKESRNIDEVFVLMAKELIARNSLHLYGESAQQGLPQDSSPVLVAHVPSERTHCTC from the exons ATGCAGTTCTCCAGCGCAGCCAGAACAGTGGACGAGAACGTGGACTatttgttcaaggtcatccttattGGGGACTCCAATGTGGGGAAGACGTGTGTGGTTCAGCACTTCAAATCTGGGGTCTACAGTGAGTCACAGCAGAACACCATTGGGGTGGACTTCACAGTGCGCTCCCTCGAGATAGATGGCAAGAAGGTGAAG ATGCAGGTGTGGGACACTGCAGGCCAGGAGCGCTTCCGTACCATCACCCAAAGCTACTACCGGAGCGCCCACGCGGCCATTATTGCCTATGACCTCACGCGGCGGTCCACATTCGAGTCTGTCCCTCACTGGATTCATGAGATAGAGAAATATGGAGCCGCCAACTTGGTCATCATGCTGATCG GGAACAAATCAGACCTGTGGGAGAAACGCCACGTCCTGTTTGAGGACGCCTGCACACTGGCCGAGAAGTATGgcctcctggctgtcttggagacATCCGCCAAAGAGTCCAGGAACATAGATGAAGTCTTTGTGCTCATGGCGAAGGAGTTAATTGCCCGAAACAGCCTGCACCTATATGGGGAGAGTGCCCAGCAAGGTCTTCCCCAGGATTCCAGCCCAGTTCTTGTGGCCCATGTCCCCAGTGAGCGCACTCACTGTACTTGCTGA